A single region of the Marinobacter salinisoli genome encodes:
- a CDS encoding UDP-N-acetylmuramoyl-L-alanyl-D-glutamate--2,6-diaminopimelate ligase: MCITSLNTLLHDIVPVPSVFDVTIHGLKTDSRDIKAGDAFVALTGSATPADHYVDNAVAAGATVVLLESEQAGECREHRGALVVPIVGLRGLLGQIADRFFEHPSQGLALVGVTGTNGKTSVTQYVAGLLNATGMPCGLLGTLGYGMPGALKPATHTTPDVVRVNRELSRIVAEGGRAAVMEVSSHALDQGRVDDLMFRAAVFTNLTRDHLDYHGTMEAYGEAKARLFFREGLNFAVINFDDPFGRQLYEQLQGRCDRIRYSLHESQTELWLTEFAPTDDGFRASVDGLWGAFDIRAPLMGSFNASNLLAAMATVLNLGVSVDQVRQAVQTLTPPPGRLEPFTGADGVRVVVDYAHTPDALANALSALRPHVSGRLICVFGCGGDRDSGKRPEMAREAEQRADVVIVTDDNPRNEDPAVIVRGILGGLASAERATVIHDRAEAIRAAVQMAGPDDLVLVAGKGHEAYQEVSGIRHPFNDAQQVELALREKGGAA, encoded by the coding sequence ATGTGCATCACATCGCTCAACACGCTTCTACACGACATTGTCCCCGTTCCATCGGTTTTCGATGTCACCATCCACGGTCTTAAAACCGACAGTCGGGACATAAAAGCCGGCGATGCGTTTGTCGCGCTGACCGGTAGCGCCACGCCGGCGGATCATTACGTTGATAATGCCGTTGCGGCAGGTGCCACCGTGGTGTTGCTGGAATCGGAGCAGGCCGGCGAGTGCCGTGAGCATCGCGGCGCGCTGGTGGTGCCGATCGTAGGGCTGCGTGGATTGCTGGGCCAGATTGCCGACCGGTTTTTCGAGCATCCGTCGCAGGGCCTGGCTCTGGTAGGTGTGACCGGAACCAATGGTAAGACGTCTGTGACCCAATACGTAGCGGGCCTGCTTAACGCCACCGGGATGCCGTGCGGACTCCTCGGCACGTTGGGTTACGGAATGCCGGGTGCGCTCAAGCCGGCCACCCATACCACGCCTGATGTGGTTCGGGTAAACCGGGAACTGTCCCGAATCGTGGCCGAGGGTGGGCGTGCCGCCGTGATGGAGGTGTCGTCCCATGCCCTGGATCAGGGGCGGGTTGACGATTTGATGTTCAGGGCTGCGGTGTTCACCAACCTGACCCGGGACCACCTCGATTACCACGGCACCATGGAGGCCTATGGCGAGGCCAAGGCGAGACTGTTTTTCCGCGAGGGCCTGAACTTTGCGGTAATCAATTTTGACGATCCCTTTGGCCGGCAGCTGTACGAGCAGCTCCAAGGCCGCTGTGACCGGATTCGCTATAGTCTCCATGAGTCGCAGACTGAACTCTGGCTGACCGAATTTGCGCCCACGGATGACGGGTTCAGGGCCTCCGTGGATGGCCTGTGGGGCGCCTTCGACATTCGCGCCCCGCTGATGGGCAGTTTTAACGCCAGCAATTTGCTGGCGGCAATGGCGACTGTGCTGAACCTCGGCGTTTCCGTCGATCAGGTGCGGCAGGCCGTGCAAACCCTTACGCCACCGCCGGGACGTCTGGAACCCTTTACCGGGGCTGACGGTGTTCGGGTTGTGGTGGATTACGCCCATACCCCGGACGCGCTGGCCAATGCCCTGTCGGCACTTAGGCCCCACGTTTCCGGCCGACTGATTTGTGTGTTCGGCTGCGGTGGCGACCGGGATTCGGGCAAGCGGCCGGAGATGGCGCGTGAAGCGGAGCAGCGCGCGGATGTTGTGATTGTCACCGATGACAATCCGCGCAATGAGGATCCGGCAGTAATCGTCCGCGGTATTCTGGGCGGTTTGGCATCCGCAGAGCGGGCAACCGTCATTCACGACCGGGCAGAGGCGATCCGGGCTGCTGTGCAAATGGCAGGTCCGGACGATCTGGTGCTGGTTGCGGGCAAGGGGCATGAGGCGTATCAGGAAGTGTCCGGTATTCGCCATCCCTTCAATGACGCCCAGCAGGTCGAGCTGGCGTTGAGAGAAAAAGGAGGTGCGGCATGA
- a CDS encoding peptidoglycan D,D-transpeptidase FtsI family protein, producing MSGQGTTTTWSQRLASGLKAWRYGSVLGVFLLVVGMLGWRLVDLHVVDNEFLRKQGDVRTIRVETIDAHRGVISDRHGEPLAVSTPVQTIWANPSEIDSDQERLTHLARMLGLNEASLRKRLKQYAGKEFIYLRRKVQPGLARKVAELDIDGVYARQEYRRYYPASEVTAHVVGFTNIDERGQEGMELAYNQWLSGEPGKKRVLKDNRGRIIKDLTLIRDARPGNALQLSIDLRLQYLAYRELKAVVKAHKARGGTLVMLDSDTGEVLAMVNQGAYNPNDRSQLAPENLRNKAITDLFEPGSTMKPITMAAALESGKYRMETTIDTAPGFRRFGRFTIRDHRNYGVIDLTDIIAKSSNVGISKIATDIGGDVIRDLYSRLGIGQPTGIGFPGEAVGVLPSPPKWRPVEEATLSYGYGMSVNALQLAQAYMVIANGGIRYPLSLIKLEGEPLGQRVISERVTHEVRGMLREVVENGTGKRAQPGFYSAGGKTGTVHLVGDHGYQDSEYKAIFAGMAPIDNPRIVAVVAVDAPQSGEYYGGEVAAPVFSRVMSDALRLLNVKPELEVGGAVTAGHLAGARG from the coding sequence TTGTCCGGTCAGGGAACAACAACGACATGGAGTCAGCGGCTCGCGTCCGGCTTGAAGGCCTGGCGCTACGGCTCCGTGCTGGGTGTTTTCCTGCTGGTGGTGGGCATGCTCGGCTGGCGTCTGGTTGACCTCCACGTCGTTGATAACGAGTTTCTCCGCAAGCAGGGCGATGTCCGTACGATTCGCGTGGAAACCATCGACGCGCACCGCGGCGTTATCTCCGATCGCCACGGCGAACCACTGGCCGTCAGTACGCCCGTCCAGACCATCTGGGCAAACCCTTCTGAAATCGATTCCGATCAGGAACGTCTGACGCATCTGGCGCGCATGCTTGGTCTGAATGAGGCAAGCCTGCGCAAGCGCCTGAAGCAATATGCCGGCAAGGAGTTTATTTACCTGCGCCGGAAAGTGCAGCCCGGACTCGCGAGAAAGGTGGCAGAGCTCGACATCGACGGCGTCTATGCCCGTCAGGAATACCGTCGTTACTACCCGGCCAGCGAAGTGACCGCTCACGTTGTCGGGTTCACCAATATCGACGAGCGTGGCCAGGAAGGTATGGAGCTGGCCTATAACCAGTGGCTTTCAGGCGAGCCCGGTAAAAAGAGAGTGCTCAAGGACAATCGCGGCAGGATCATCAAAGACCTGACGCTGATCCGCGATGCGCGACCCGGAAACGCTCTTCAGCTGAGTATCGACTTGCGGCTTCAGTACCTTGCCTATCGTGAGCTGAAGGCGGTAGTGAAAGCTCACAAGGCCCGGGGTGGCACACTGGTGATGCTCGACTCGGACACCGGCGAGGTCCTGGCCATGGTGAATCAGGGGGCTTACAACCCGAACGACCGCAGCCAGCTAGCTCCGGAAAACTTGAGAAACAAGGCGATCACGGATCTGTTTGAACCCGGATCGACGATGAAGCCGATAACCATGGCGGCGGCGCTGGAGTCGGGCAAATACAGGATGGAAACGACGATCGACACGGCGCCGGGGTTCCGGCGCTTTGGTCGTTTTACGATTCGGGATCACCGCAATTATGGAGTGATTGACCTGACCGATATCATTGCCAAGTCCAGCAATGTGGGTATCAGCAAGATCGCCACCGATATCGGTGGCGATGTGATTCGCGATCTGTATAGCCGGCTGGGGATTGGCCAGCCTACCGGGATCGGTTTCCCAGGTGAGGCTGTGGGTGTATTGCCGTCCCCCCCGAAGTGGCGGCCGGTCGAAGAAGCAACCCTGTCGTATGGATACGGCATGAGCGTTAACGCCTTACAGCTGGCGCAGGCGTATATGGTTATTGCCAACGGAGGCATCCGCTACCCCTTGAGCCTGATCAAGCTGGAAGGAGAGCCGCTGGGACAGCGGGTTATTTCTGAACGAGTGACTCACGAAGTCCGCGGCATGCTGCGAGAAGTGGTCGAAAACGGTACCGGAAAACGCGCCCAGCCCGGTTTTTATTCGGCTGGCGGCAAGACAGGAACGGTGCACCTGGTGGGTGATCACGGCTATCAAGACAGCGAGTACAAAGCAATATTTGCCGGCATGGCACCGATTGATAATCCCAGAATTGTTGCCGTTGTGGCAGTCGATGCGCCGCAATCAGGAGAGTACTATGGTGGTGAGGTGGCCGCGCCGGTCTTCTCGCGGGTTATGAGTGATGCGCTCCGCCTGTTGAACGTTAAGCCCGAGCTTGAGGTCGGCGGTGCTGTAACGGCCGGACATCTGGCGGGGGCGCGAGGGTAA
- the mraY gene encoding phospho-N-acetylmuramoyl-pentapeptide-transferase, which yields MLLWLTEVLSQYFSALTVFQYLTLRGILGTLTALLISLIIGPYMIRKLSQYQIGQAVRDDGPQTHLSKAGTPTMGGALILVAIGISTLLWGDLTNRYVWVTLLVTLLFGAVGWVDDYRKVVERNPRGLPGRWKYFWQSVIGAAAAIALYMSAGLPQETSLYVPFVKQVSLTLGPVVFILLTYFVIVGSSNAVNLTDGLDGLAIMPTVMVAAALAIFAYLSGHAQFADYLLIPHLPGTGELIVFCGAIVGAGLGFLWFNTYPAQVFMGDVGALALGAALGVVAVIVRQEIVLFIMGGVFVMETISVILQVGSYRLTGRRIFRMAPLHHHFELKGWPEPRVIVRFWVITVVLVLIGLASLKIR from the coding sequence ATGCTGCTCTGGCTAACAGAGGTTTTATCACAGTATTTCTCGGCTCTGACCGTATTTCAGTACCTCACCCTGCGCGGGATACTGGGTACGCTTACGGCCCTGCTGATTTCGCTGATCATTGGTCCGTATATGATCCGCAAACTCAGTCAATACCAGATTGGTCAGGCCGTCCGGGATGACGGCCCACAAACCCATCTGAGCAAAGCCGGGACCCCGACTATGGGTGGCGCGCTGATTCTGGTGGCGATCGGCATCAGTACCCTGCTGTGGGGGGACCTGACCAATCGCTACGTCTGGGTGACCCTGCTGGTGACCCTGCTGTTTGGCGCCGTTGGCTGGGTCGATGACTATCGCAAGGTCGTCGAGCGTAATCCCCGCGGTTTGCCCGGGCGCTGGAAGTACTTCTGGCAGTCGGTTATCGGTGCTGCCGCGGCGATTGCGCTCTATATGAGCGCCGGCCTGCCTCAGGAAACGTCACTGTATGTGCCTTTTGTGAAGCAGGTGTCCCTGACCCTGGGGCCGGTGGTGTTTATCCTGCTGACCTATTTCGTGATTGTCGGCAGCAGTAACGCGGTGAACCTGACTGACGGCCTGGACGGCCTCGCTATCATGCCTACGGTGATGGTAGCGGCGGCCCTGGCGATTTTTGCCTATCTATCGGGCCACGCCCAGTTTGCTGACTACCTGCTGATTCCTCATTTGCCGGGTACCGGTGAACTGATTGTGTTCTGTGGCGCGATTGTCGGTGCGGGGCTGGGTTTCCTGTGGTTCAACACCTATCCCGCGCAAGTGTTTATGGGCGATGTGGGTGCTTTGGCCCTGGGTGCTGCACTGGGTGTGGTCGCAGTGATTGTCCGGCAGGAAATCGTACTGTTCATCATGGGCGGTGTGTTCGTGATGGAAACCATTTCGGTGATTCTCCAGGTCGGTTCTTACCGCCTCACTGGGCGTCGTATTTTCCGCATGGCGCCGCTGCATCACCATTTTGAGTTGAAGGGTTGGCCGGAGCCCCGAGTGATCGTCCGGTTCTGGGTGATTACCGTGGTTCTGGTTCTGATTGGCCTTGCCAGTCTCAAGATTCGTTAA
- the murD gene encoding UDP-N-acetylmuramoyl-L-alanine--D-glutamate ligase: MSVIVSDRRTLVVGLGKTGLSCVRYLSEQGREIAVADSRLVPPGLDELKAEWPDVPVHLGPFDVDLFQGFNELVVSPGISIAEPAIAQAAAQGARIRGDIDLFAEAADAPIVAITGSNGKTTVTSLVGEMAKAAGRNAAVGGNIGTPALDLLGQGADLYVLELSSFQLETTEELNALAATVMNVSDDHMDRYPDKMAYYQAKQRIFRGCRNAVVNLDDALSTPMARDNLKFICFGFNRVNPGTFSTRDDDRGTWITYGLDNLLLASDLKLMGHHNLSNVMAALALGMAAGLPMEVMLEVARQFRGLPHRCEFVRQLDGVDYINDSKGTNVGASVAAIESLVPQQGKVVLIAGGDGKGADFSPLQAPIRQHCRGLVLIGRDAGLIAEAVGDGVDIRFADALAGAVAEAHQLATSGDRVVFSPACASFDMFRDYADRGDQFRARVEAL, from the coding sequence ATGAGTGTCATTGTTTCGGATCGTCGCACGCTGGTGGTAGGGCTCGGTAAAACCGGGCTTTCCTGCGTGCGTTACCTGTCCGAGCAGGGCCGGGAGATTGCGGTGGCGGACAGTCGCCTGGTGCCGCCGGGGCTGGATGAGCTGAAGGCGGAATGGCCGGATGTTCCGGTCCATCTTGGGCCGTTTGATGTCGACCTGTTCCAGGGTTTCAACGAGTTGGTGGTCAGCCCGGGTATCAGCATCGCAGAGCCGGCGATCGCCCAAGCGGCGGCCCAGGGCGCGCGAATCCGTGGCGATATTGACCTGTTTGCTGAAGCGGCCGATGCACCCATTGTTGCGATTACCGGCTCGAACGGGAAGACCACGGTAACGTCGTTGGTGGGCGAGATGGCCAAAGCGGCTGGCCGCAATGCGGCCGTCGGAGGCAACATCGGGACGCCGGCGCTTGACCTTCTGGGCCAGGGCGCGGACTTGTATGTGCTGGAGCTGTCCAGCTTCCAGCTGGAGACCACGGAAGAACTGAATGCACTGGCTGCGACGGTAATGAACGTCAGCGACGACCATATGGATCGTTACCCGGACAAAATGGCCTATTACCAGGCCAAACAGAGGATTTTCCGGGGCTGTCGGAATGCCGTGGTGAATCTTGATGATGCTTTGAGCACGCCGATGGCGCGCGACAACCTGAAGTTCATTTGTTTCGGCTTCAATCGGGTGAATCCGGGAACGTTCAGCACCAGGGACGATGACCGGGGAACCTGGATAACTTACGGCCTGGATAACCTTCTGCTCGCCAGTGACTTGAAGCTGATGGGGCACCATAACCTGAGCAACGTCATGGCCGCGCTTGCGCTGGGGATGGCGGCGGGGCTGCCGATGGAGGTGATGCTCGAGGTGGCTCGGCAGTTTCGCGGTCTGCCGCACCGATGTGAATTCGTTCGTCAACTGGACGGGGTGGACTACATCAACGACTCCAAGGGCACCAACGTCGGCGCGTCCGTGGCGGCCATTGAAAGCCTGGTTCCCCAACAGGGCAAGGTGGTCCTGATTGCCGGGGGCGATGGCAAGGGCGCTGATTTTTCTCCGCTGCAGGCGCCGATCCGTCAGCACTGCCGGGGGCTGGTGTTGATTGGCCGTGATGCTGGCCTCATCGCCGAGGCTGTCGGTGACGGCGTGGACATTCGCTTTGCCGATGCTCTGGCGGGTGCGGTGGCAGAGGCCCACCAACTTGCGACGTCGGGAGACCGGGTGGTGTTTTCTCCGGCGTGCGCCAGCTTCGACATGTTTCGTGATTATGCCGACCGCGGCGATCAGTTTCGCGCTCGGGTGGAGGCCTTGTGA
- the ftsW gene encoding putative lipid II flippase FtsW has protein sequence MPNHQQWLGEIRPLPMLVISAVALLVLGVVMISSASMDMAAETMGNSYHYVIRQILFATMGCVMALVAVNVPIAWWERSGWLLLGVGLLVLMLVLTPLGRTVNGSTRWIPFGLFNIQVSEVAKLCLIAYLAGYVVRRRDELLNTWMGFFKPLFVLGVASVLLVIQPDFGATVVLVTAAAGMIFLSGVRLTRFVPLIVVLAGLGTLLVVTQPYRLKRVVSYLDPWKDQFDSGYQLTQSLIAFGRGDWDGVGLGNSIQKLFYLPEAHTDFIFAIIAEEFGLLGSLAVLALFTLLVVSGFVIARRAEKADMPFGACFGYGLTLLIGLQATINIAVSTGLLPTKGLTLPLVSYGGSSLMIMCVCIGVLARVEMERLDKVRLASKKDTSKARGGAAYD, from the coding sequence ATGCCAAATCACCAACAGTGGCTGGGTGAGATTCGTCCTCTGCCGATGCTGGTGATCAGTGCTGTCGCCCTGTTGGTACTCGGCGTGGTGATGATTTCCTCTGCCTCCATGGATATGGCCGCCGAAACCATGGGCAACAGCTATCACTACGTGATTCGCCAGATTCTGTTCGCCACGATGGGCTGTGTTATGGCACTGGTGGCGGTGAATGTGCCCATTGCCTGGTGGGAGCGCAGTGGCTGGTTGCTACTGGGTGTTGGTTTGCTGGTGCTGATGCTGGTGTTGACACCGTTAGGGCGGACCGTGAACGGTTCTACCCGGTGGATTCCCTTCGGTCTGTTCAATATTCAGGTGTCGGAAGTGGCCAAGCTGTGCCTGATTGCGTACCTGGCCGGGTATGTGGTGCGTCGTCGCGACGAACTGCTCAATACCTGGATGGGGTTCTTCAAGCCGCTCTTTGTGCTGGGGGTGGCCTCTGTGCTGCTGGTCATCCAGCCGGATTTTGGCGCCACCGTAGTTCTGGTCACCGCAGCAGCGGGCATGATTTTCCTGAGCGGCGTCCGATTAACACGCTTCGTGCCGTTGATTGTCGTTCTGGCCGGCCTGGGAACGCTGCTGGTTGTTACTCAGCCATACCGATTGAAGCGGGTAGTGAGCTATCTGGATCCCTGGAAAGACCAGTTTGATAGCGGATACCAGTTGACCCAGTCGCTGATTGCCTTTGGTCGCGGTGACTGGGATGGCGTTGGCTTGGGCAATTCCATCCAGAAGCTGTTCTATCTGCCCGAGGCCCACACCGACTTTATCTTTGCAATCATTGCCGAGGAGTTCGGTCTGTTGGGCTCACTGGCGGTGCTGGCGCTCTTCACATTGCTGGTGGTGAGTGGCTTTGTTATTGCCCGCCGGGCAGAAAAGGCCGACATGCCCTTCGGCGCCTGCTTTGGCTACGGACTAACGCTGCTGATCGGCCTGCAGGCCACCATCAATATTGCGGTCAGCACGGGATTGTTGCCCACCAAGGGGCTGACGCTTCCGTTGGTCAGCTACGGCGGTTCAAGTTTGATGATCATGTGCGTGTGCATTGGTGTTCTGGCGCGAGTGGAAATGGAGCGACTGGATAAAGTGCGACTGGCCAGTAAGAAAGACACCAGCAAGGCGCGGGGAGGTGCGGCGTATGACTGA
- the murG gene encoding undecaprenyldiphospho-muramoylpentapeptide beta-N-acetylglucosaminyltransferase, with translation MTEPRRFLMMAGGTGGHVFPALATARALEQRGHEVHWLGAKGGMEERLIADTGIPLSLIHISGLRGKGKLALLLAPFRLMRALGEAFTTVRHIKPDCVVGMGGFVTGPGGVAAWLTKTPLVIHEQNAIAGMTNRLLVRFSETVLEAFPGSFEAGVVTRCTGNPIREGLASIAAPEERLANRQGALRVLVVGGSLGAQVFNETLPEALAGLPEGDRPQVRHQCGEKNIEQARSAYERHGVEASVEPFIKDMAAAYAWADIVVCRSGALTVSELCAAGAGAILVPFPHAVDDHQTKNGQQMVNAGAAILIPQSKLTAEGLAETLMGLAKDRARVMNMAKAARTLARPDATERVVNYCLEAAND, from the coding sequence ATGACTGAACCGCGTCGTTTCCTGATGATGGCTGGCGGAACTGGCGGTCACGTCTTCCCAGCGCTGGCAACTGCACGGGCGCTGGAACAGCGAGGCCACGAAGTTCATTGGCTGGGGGCCAAAGGCGGCATGGAAGAGCGCCTGATTGCCGACACCGGCATTCCGTTGTCGCTCATTCATATTTCTGGCCTGCGTGGCAAGGGCAAGCTGGCCCTGTTGTTGGCACCATTTCGCTTGATGCGGGCGTTGGGAGAGGCCTTCACCACCGTACGCCACATCAAGCCCGACTGTGTCGTGGGGATGGGCGGCTTTGTAACCGGCCCCGGCGGTGTTGCCGCATGGCTGACTAAGACGCCTCTGGTGATACACGAGCAGAACGCCATTGCGGGCATGACAAACCGGCTGCTGGTTCGTTTTTCCGAAACGGTGCTCGAAGCCTTTCCCGGCAGCTTTGAGGCGGGAGTGGTTACCCGATGCACCGGTAACCCGATCCGCGAGGGGCTGGCCTCCATTGCTGCGCCCGAAGAGCGCCTGGCTAACCGTCAGGGTGCCTTACGGGTGCTGGTGGTCGGCGGCAGTCTTGGCGCCCAGGTATTCAACGAAACCCTGCCAGAGGCGCTGGCGGGACTTCCTGAGGGCGATCGTCCTCAGGTTCGTCACCAGTGTGGCGAGAAGAACATTGAGCAGGCCCGTTCAGCCTATGAACGTCACGGTGTTGAGGCGAGCGTCGAGCCCTTTATCAAGGACATGGCTGCAGCTTATGCCTGGGCGGACATCGTGGTGTGTCGGTCTGGTGCATTGACGGTGTCCGAACTGTGCGCGGCTGGCGCCGGTGCGATCCTGGTGCCATTTCCCCATGCCGTGGACGACCATCAAACCAAGAACGGGCAGCAAATGGTAAACGCCGGTGCGGCGATTCTGATTCCCCAGAGCAAGCTGACGGCAGAAGGTCTTGCCGAAACGCTGATGGGGTTAGCAAAGGATCGCGCCCGGGTAATGAATATGGCGAAGGCCGCACGGACTCTGGCCCGCCCTGATGCAACGGAGAGAGTCGTGAATTACTGTCTGGAGGCCGCCAATGACTGA
- the murC gene encoding UDP-N-acetylmuramate--L-alanine ligase: protein MTDANNQPLVYQVPEMRRIRHIHFVGIGGAGMSGIAEVLKNQGYDVSGSDLKESAVTARLEGMGVEIYIGHQEANSAKADVVVVSTAVAADNPEVAAARSRRVPIVPRAEMLAEIMRYRHGIAVAGTHGKTTTTSLIASVLGEAGMDPTFVIGGKLNSAGTNAQLGGSRYLVAEADESDASFLHLTPVISVVTNIEADHMDTYGGDVEKLKQTFVDFLHNLPFYGVAVMCVDDAYVREIIPRISRAIITYGIDNPDADYRAEQIQSDGLSTRFVVKRPGGRSDLAVALKMPGRHNVLNALAAIAVATDEGVDDDAICQGLSGFAGVGRRFQVYGDYQTPNGAITLVDDYGHHPTEVEAVIRAARDAWPGRRLVMLYQPHRFSRTRDLYEDFVRVLSEVDGLLLMEVYSAGEPPITGADGRALCRSIRQRGQVEPVFVEENSEIESLLKNVLQDGDLLITQGAGDIGGVAARLAAAGVISGE, encoded by the coding sequence ATGACTGATGCCAACAATCAGCCACTGGTCTATCAGGTGCCCGAAATGCGCCGTATCCGCCATATCCATTTTGTCGGTATCGGTGGCGCCGGCATGAGCGGTATTGCCGAGGTACTCAAGAACCAGGGCTACGACGTTTCCGGCTCTGACCTGAAAGAAAGCGCGGTTACTGCGCGTCTGGAGGGCATGGGTGTGGAAATTTATATCGGCCATCAAGAGGCAAACAGTGCCAAGGCCGATGTGGTGGTGGTGTCCACCGCCGTGGCGGCGGACAACCCTGAAGTGGCGGCGGCCCGCAGCCGTCGTGTGCCAATCGTTCCGCGCGCTGAAATGCTGGCCGAAATCATGCGTTATCGCCACGGCATTGCCGTGGCTGGAACCCATGGAAAGACAACCACCACCAGCCTGATCGCGTCGGTTCTGGGCGAGGCGGGCATGGACCCGACCTTTGTGATTGGTGGCAAGCTGAACAGCGCCGGTACCAATGCGCAGCTGGGTGGTTCCCGCTACCTGGTGGCTGAGGCCGATGAAAGCGATGCGTCCTTCCTGCACCTGACGCCGGTGATTTCCGTGGTGACCAACATCGAGGCCGATCACATGGACACTTACGGCGGCGATGTGGAAAAGCTGAAGCAGACGTTTGTGGATTTCCTCCACAACCTGCCGTTCTATGGCGTTGCGGTGATGTGCGTGGATGATGCCTACGTGCGGGAAATCATTCCGCGCATCTCCCGGGCGATCATCACCTATGGCATCGACAACCCTGACGCCGATTACCGGGCCGAGCAGATCCAGTCCGATGGGCTGAGCACCCGCTTTGTGGTCAAGCGTCCGGGTGGGCGCAGTGACTTGGCGGTGGCCCTGAAAATGCCAGGTCGACACAACGTTCTGAATGCGCTGGCGGCGATCGCTGTTGCGACAGACGAGGGGGTCGACGATGACGCCATCTGCCAGGGGCTGTCCGGTTTTGCCGGCGTGGGACGCCGCTTCCAGGTGTACGGCGACTATCAGACCCCCAATGGCGCAATCACCCTGGTGGATGACTACGGCCATCATCCCACGGAAGTTGAAGCGGTCATCCGGGCGGCCCGCGATGCATGGCCCGGGCGTCGGCTGGTCATGCTGTATCAGCCGCATCGGTTCAGCCGAACTCGCGACCTCTATGAAGACTTCGTACGGGTGCTGTCGGAAGTGGATGGCCTGTTGCTGATGGAGGTCTATTCCGCCGGCGAGCCCCCGATTACCGGAGCCGACGGCCGTGCGCTGTGTCGCAGTATTCGCCAGCGTGGGCAGGTCGAGCCGGTGTTCGTTGAGGAGAACAGTGAAATCGAGAGCCTGTTGAAAAACGTGCTCCAGGATGGCGACCTGCTGATCACGCAGGGCGCCGGTGATATTGGCGGTGTAGCTGCAAGACTGGCCGCAGCGGGAGTGATTTCTGGTGAGTGA
- a CDS encoding UDP-N-acetylmuramoyl-tripeptide--D-alanyl-D-alanine ligase: MMRAFSLQEALAWMGAASATEGLGQISFTGVSTDTRALAPGELFVALRGDNFDGHRFLQKAKERGAVAAVVDTEDAQVGLPQLKAANTVDALAKLAAGNRDASSARLIAVTGSSGKTTVREMTAAILSRMGPTLATSGNLNNHIGVPLTLFGLSPEHQYGAIELGASGLGEIAHTVSITRPEAVILTNAGEAHLEGFGSYQNIVVAKGEIIDGVAEGGLVVLNRDDPAFDQWKQRAGDRRVASVSRTNHPDADYTCEAESVDGDGQRLVVNGPDGWSCKLHLALAGEHNLTNVALAVAATRELGADNDAIVAGLGALQPVKGRLQNLHLTQALTVIDDSYNANPSSIKAALSVLAARDGHRIAVLGAMAELGDDALALHREVGEFAHEQNIDRLLTVGPGCEGYVQGFGSAAESFQTHDEAVAAIVASRQSPVTVLVKGSRSSAMDRVVEGIRKKVNSSCCSG, from the coding sequence ATGATGCGCGCGTTTTCCCTGCAAGAAGCTCTGGCCTGGATGGGGGCAGCCAGTGCCACCGAAGGCTTGGGTCAAATCAGCTTCACTGGCGTCTCGACAGACACCCGCGCACTGGCGCCCGGAGAGCTGTTTGTCGCGCTTCGTGGCGACAATTTCGATGGCCATCGCTTCTTGCAGAAAGCAAAGGAGCGGGGCGCGGTGGCTGCTGTCGTAGACACCGAGGATGCCCAGGTTGGGCTGCCGCAGTTGAAAGCGGCGAATACCGTCGATGCCCTGGCGAAGCTGGCGGCAGGAAACCGTGACGCCAGCTCAGCCCGACTGATTGCGGTCACGGGTAGCAGCGGCAAGACCACGGTTCGGGAAATGACCGCAGCCATTCTCTCGCGCATGGGGCCAACGTTGGCGACCAGTGGCAACCTGAATAATCACATTGGTGTGCCGCTTACACTCTTTGGCTTGTCGCCGGAGCATCAGTACGGCGCTATCGAGCTCGGTGCCAGTGGGCTCGGGGAAATCGCCCATACCGTCAGCATTACCCGGCCCGAGGCGGTCATCCTGACCAACGCCGGCGAGGCCCACCTCGAAGGCTTTGGTAGTTACCAGAACATCGTGGTGGCGAAGGGTGAGATCATTGATGGCGTTGCAGAAGGTGGTCTGGTCGTCCTGAACCGGGATGATCCCGCGTTCGATCAGTGGAAACAGCGGGCAGGTGATCGGCGCGTCGCCAGCGTCAGTCGCACCAACCATCCGGACGCCGACTACACCTGCGAGGCAGAAAGCGTTGACGGTGATGGTCAGCGCCTCGTTGTTAACGGGCCCGATGGCTGGTCTTGCAAGCTCCACCTTGCCCTGGCTGGGGAGCACAATCTGACCAACGTGGCACTGGCGGTTGCGGCCACCCGTGAACTCGGTGCGGATAACGATGCCATCGTGGCCGGTCTCGGTGCATTGCAGCCGGTAAAAGGTCGTTTACAGAATCTTCATCTGACTCAGGCGCTCACGGTCATTGATGACAGTTACAATGCGAACCCGTCGTCGATCAAAGCCGCGCTGAGTGTGCTGGCTGCGCGAGACGGGCACCGTATTGCGGTGCTGGGTGCGATGGCCGAGCTGGGGGATGATGCCCTGGCCTTGCATCGCGAGGTGGGTGAGTTCGCCCACGAGCAGAACATTGATCGCTTGCTAACCGTTGGGCCTGGCTGCGAGGGCTATGTCCAGGGATTCGGTTCGGCAGCGGAAAGTTTCCAGACTCACGACGAGGCCGTGGCGGCGATTGTTGCCAGTCGGCAGTCTCCGGTGACGGTGCTGGTGAAAGGTTCTCGCAGTTCTGCCATGGATCGCGTGGTAGAGGGGATTCGAAAAAAGGTGAATAGCTCATGCTGCTCTGGCTAA